The following coding sequences are from one Paenibacillus stellifer window:
- a CDS encoding sugar transferase translates to MSMPKMPDDAEPMLSSAYVLHAKEEAQEANSYLLTKRVIDVLFSALCLFLLLPLFAVIAVLIKLDDPKGKVFFRQTRIGKDEKPFEMYKFRSMIANAEELKKNLMAYNEVSGAMFKMKNDPRITRVGRFLRKTSIDELPQLWNVLVGNMSLVGPRPPLPDEVAQYTEYDKKRLTVTPGCTGYWQVTGRNSVGFEEMVELDLTYIQMRSTKLDFKIIVKTVLILFGSKNAY, encoded by the coding sequence ATGAGCATGCCAAAAATGCCGGATGACGCTGAGCCGATGCTGTCGAGCGCTTATGTGCTGCATGCCAAGGAAGAAGCGCAGGAAGCCAATTCTTACCTGCTGACCAAACGGGTAATCGACGTTCTTTTTTCCGCTCTGTGTCTCTTCTTGCTGCTGCCCCTGTTCGCTGTAATCGCCGTGCTGATTAAGCTGGACGATCCGAAGGGGAAGGTATTCTTCCGCCAGACCCGGATCGGCAAAGACGAAAAGCCGTTTGAAATGTACAAATTCAGATCGATGATCGCCAACGCCGAGGAACTGAAGAAGAACCTGATGGCGTATAACGAGGTCAGCGGCGCGATGTTCAAGATGAAGAACGATCCCCGCATTACGCGGGTGGGCAGATTCCTGCGAAAGACCAGCATCGATGAGCTGCCACAGCTGTGGAACGTGCTGGTCGGCAACATGAGCCTGGTGGGACCGCGTCCCCCACTTCCGGATGAAGTGGCGCAGTATACCGAGTACGACAAGAAGCGGCTGACTGTAACGCCGGGCTGCACAGGTTACTGGCAGGTCACCGGCCGGAACAGCGTCGGCTTCGAGGAAATGGTCGAGCTGGATCTCACGTATATCCAGATGCGGAGCACCAAGCTTGATTTCAAGATTATCGTGAAGACCGTCCTGATCCTCTTCGGATCGAAAAACGCTTATTAA
- a CDS encoding glycosyltransferase, whose amino-acid sequence MLEHGDVPRLSIIICTYNRAGLLSKTLDSLLGLEMLDQAEIILVDNRSTDNTAAVVKQFMDKNAGLIRMKYLLEPVQGLSAARNAGILAAKASLIAFLDDDALPVRSWISTIVTTFESRPSVMAMGGKVSPIFETKRPNWLIKPFEFPYTIMDLGNRIKEYPGKYHPCGANMAMRSEVFNLSLFPLELGRKGDSLISGEETWLFGKIRKEGQLVLYHPQMAVDHFVPASRLTESWIKKRYYSQGLSNALGSTGPLGTLMIWGKTGAKLLYIAVDSTLSAISGSEGRKLLNKCRMESVRGTLHMLKNRNRESATG is encoded by the coding sequence ATGTTAGAGCACGGAGACGTACCCCGGCTGTCCATCATCATCTGCACCTACAACCGCGCCGGGCTGTTATCCAAGACGCTGGATTCCCTGCTCGGGCTCGAGATGCTGGATCAGGCTGAGATCATTCTGGTGGATAACCGGTCCACAGATAACACTGCAGCCGTAGTCAAGCAGTTCATGGACAAAAACGCAGGCCTTATCAGAATGAAATACCTGCTGGAGCCCGTACAGGGGTTGTCGGCAGCGCGAAACGCCGGAATCCTGGCCGCCAAAGCATCGCTGATCGCTTTTCTCGACGACGATGCGCTGCCGGTCCGGAGCTGGATTTCGACGATCGTGACTACGTTTGAAAGCAGGCCTTCCGTAATGGCTATGGGCGGTAAGGTTTCTCCGATCTTTGAGACTAAACGGCCGAACTGGCTGATCAAGCCGTTCGAATTCCCGTACACCATCATGGATCTGGGCAACCGGATCAAAGAGTATCCCGGGAAGTATCATCCCTGCGGAGCCAATATGGCGATGAGAAGCGAAGTCTTCAACCTGAGCCTGTTCCCGCTGGAGCTGGGACGGAAGGGCGATTCGCTCATATCGGGCGAAGAGACATGGCTGTTCGGCAAGATCCGCAAGGAAGGACAGCTTGTGCTGTATCATCCGCAGATGGCTGTCGATCATTTCGTCCCCGCCAGCCGGCTCACCGAGAGCTGGATTAAGAAACGGTACTACAGCCAGGGACTCTCCAATGCGCTCGGCAGCACGGGACCGCTCGGAACCTTGATGATTTGGGGAAAGACCGGAGCCAAACTGCTGTACATCGCCGTGGATTCCACGCTCTCCGCCATATCGGGCAGTGAGGGACGGAAGCTGCTTAACAAATGCCGGATGGAGAGTGTTCGAGGAACGCTCCACATGCTAAAAAATCGAAATCGGGAATCGGCGACGGGGTGA
- a CDS encoding O-antigen ligase family protein, which yields MLFLLSALFLGMAAIYMPALAVLAVGLLLFVVVSLTRPDTISYFVILTTAVSINFLYYGSPFGIEILSLYKLGMLILLIPCILVNGLRFKLSYPLWALVAMTFMTFSFSIWEPQMTAQIAVKAFIGLSLPFVFLLINWKKEVAQRHIRLICLLPSLSLLIGVLLQVAHLHSMVNVEFTGAIRLQGANIPPHLAMLAFIGTAIPFIELRRGTGNVKFYYTVLGINFLTLVATGTRGPLLALVPMLLYYFFDIFRRYLKGKTRYIIPILCSIAVIAGGVYSQWDNFEKRSFERQTGEGIDLSGRSEAWAFFLEKASGSPVAGRGIGAVTVANDGTLYEGFVVPHNEYIRFYYDGGYVGSVLLWAALLAVFLLVAKALTPPVRKYYLLFLLGFLIYSFSDNTLSTVQFIIPFCWYLNCLYRASQPTDSPQKEVIR from the coding sequence ATGCTGTTTCTTCTGTCGGCTTTGTTTCTCGGAATGGCGGCAATCTACATGCCGGCTCTTGCGGTATTGGCCGTCGGTCTGCTTCTATTCGTTGTCGTCTCTCTGACCCGGCCGGATACGATCAGCTATTTTGTCATTTTGACAACGGCGGTATCCATCAACTTTCTGTATTACGGCAGCCCGTTCGGGATCGAGATTCTGTCTCTATACAAGCTGGGAATGCTGATTCTGCTTATCCCGTGCATTCTGGTGAACGGGTTGCGATTCAAGCTCAGCTATCCGTTGTGGGCCTTGGTCGCGATGACGTTCATGACGTTCAGCTTCTCCATCTGGGAGCCCCAGATGACTGCACAGATTGCGGTCAAGGCATTCATCGGACTATCTCTGCCGTTCGTATTCCTCCTGATCAACTGGAAGAAGGAAGTGGCCCAGCGGCATATTAGACTGATCTGTCTGCTGCCCTCGCTTAGCCTGCTGATTGGCGTTCTGCTTCAGGTGGCGCATCTTCATTCCATGGTCAATGTGGAGTTCACGGGCGCGATCCGGCTTCAAGGGGCGAACATTCCGCCTCACCTGGCGATGCTGGCCTTCATCGGAACGGCCATTCCGTTCATCGAGCTAAGACGGGGAACCGGGAATGTGAAGTTCTACTATACCGTGCTCGGCATCAACTTTCTGACGCTGGTCGCTACGGGTACCCGGGGTCCGCTGCTCGCGCTGGTACCGATGCTGCTGTATTACTTCTTTGATATTTTCCGGCGCTATCTGAAAGGCAAGACACGCTATATCATTCCGATTCTGTGTTCGATTGCGGTAATCGCCGGCGGCGTGTACTCGCAATGGGATAATTTCGAGAAACGCTCATTTGAAAGACAAACCGGCGAAGGCATCGACTTATCGGGACGCTCGGAAGCCTGGGCCTTCTTCCTGGAGAAAGCTTCGGGTTCGCCGGTGGCGGGAAGAGGCATCGGCGCCGTCACAGTGGCTAACGACGGCACGTTGTACGAGGGCTTTGTGGTTCCCCACAATGAATATATCCGCTTCTATTACGACGGCGGGTATGTCGGTTCCGTACTTCTCTGGGCGGCTCTGCTTGCCGTGTTCCTTCTGGTCGCCAAAGCGCTAACGCCGCCGGTAAGGAAATATTATCTGCTCTTCCTTTTAGGATTTCTGATTTATTCGTTTTCTGATAACACGCTGTCGACGGTCCAATTCATTATTCCGTTCTGTTGGTACCTGAACTGCCTGTATCGTGCTTCGCAGCCAACCGATTCCCCACAAAAAGAAGTGATACGATGA